A part of Paenibacillus sp. IHBB 10380 genomic DNA contains:
- a CDS encoding ABC transporter substrate-binding protein, translating to MRKVMLMLLTSIVFLSLISGCAGGGSTNSKNEAANNKGNSNSEKVTIKIMDFKTEITDKIKAMTADYMALNPNVNIEAQVTSNYDTLLKTRFAAGDGPDIFMTRAYTDIQDWSDRLVDLSDEPWMDKVVPSAEPGMTVDGKKLGFPLAVEGYGFIYNKDLFSKAGINNVPTTLTELKEVNEKLKAAQISSYSEGYKSFWVLGQHLFNLPFAFEKDPAATIGKMYKGEAGISDLTNLNGFFDVLDMTIQYGKGTDTIGLSYDNQVSDFASGKTAMMQQGVWAIDSITKINPNMNIGMFAIPLNDNPEDTKMPIGVSTYYSISKESKALDESKKFLSWLHENGQKYIVDSYKMIPAFTDLKTIPELGPLAEDLNTYLTENKTLIWSFQLWPSGIAEDFAVPLQAYVGAQYDKDQTIKELQDIWNQKVKK from the coding sequence ATGCGTAAGGTAATGTTAATGCTTCTCACGAGTATTGTATTTTTGTCATTGATCAGCGGTTGCGCTGGCGGCGGAAGTACAAACAGTAAGAATGAGGCAGCCAATAATAAAGGAAATTCAAACAGTGAAAAAGTAACGATTAAGATCATGGATTTCAAGACCGAAATTACAGACAAAATCAAAGCCATGACTGCGGATTATATGGCACTAAACCCTAACGTCAACATTGAGGCACAAGTTACAAGCAACTACGATACGTTATTGAAAACACGCTTTGCAGCTGGCGATGGTCCTGATATCTTCATGACTCGAGCGTATACAGACATTCAAGATTGGTCCGATCGCTTGGTCGATTTATCTGATGAGCCATGGATGGACAAGGTGGTTCCTTCAGCGGAGCCAGGAATGACCGTAGACGGCAAGAAGCTGGGCTTCCCGCTCGCTGTAGAAGGATATGGATTTATTTATAACAAGGATCTATTCTCCAAAGCGGGTATTAATAATGTGCCAACAACGCTAACGGAGCTAAAAGAAGTAAACGAGAAGCTCAAAGCTGCACAAATTTCCTCCTACTCGGAAGGGTACAAGTCATTCTGGGTATTGGGTCAGCATTTATTCAATCTTCCATTTGCATTTGAGAAAGATCCAGCAGCGACAATCGGGAAAATGTACAAAGGAGAGGCTGGAATCTCTGATTTGACGAACCTGAACGGATTCTTTGATGTGTTAGACATGACGATTCAATATGGTAAAGGCACAGATACAATTGGCTTAAGTTACGATAATCAGGTTTCAGATTTTGCATCCGGCAAAACAGCGATGATGCAACAAGGGGTATGGGCGATCGATTCGATTACAAAAATTAACCCAAATATGAATATTGGAATGTTCGCGATCCCGCTTAATGACAATCCTGAAGATACTAAAATGCCTATCGGTGTATCAACGTACTACTCGATTAGTAAAGAATCCAAAGCCCTTGATGAGAGCAAGAAATTCTTATCATGGCTGCATGAGAACGGGCAGAAGTATATCGTAGATTCCTATAAAATGATTCCTGCTTTCACCGATTTGAAGACGATACCTGAACTCGGTCCATTAGCAGAAGATTTGAATACGTACCTAACAGAGAACAAAACGTTGATTTGGTCCTTCCAGTTGTGGCCATCTGGCATCGCTGAAGATTTCGCAGTACCTTTGCAGGCTTATGTAGGCGCACAATATGATAAAGACCAAACCATAAAGGAACTACAGGATATTTGGAACCAAAAAGTCAAAAAGTAG
- a CDS encoding carbohydrate ABC transporter permease, giving the protein MMIKTRRRLIYVAFVAPAIIFFTLVILIPFLRAIVYSFQDWDGISSNISWVGWSNYERLFHDTAFLRSFIFTAKYVAITTILLNVFGLLLALGLNQAIKFRNLLRTIFFLPYVMGSVIVGFIWQFIITNLFSEIGATTGWSLFQKNWLSLPDYAFWSIVMVAVWQSVGYFMIIYLAALQGVPKDMLEAAEIDGAGYWSRMWNVIFPLIRPALTINLFLAIANGFKGFDLNYSLTGGGPFGTTQSLAYHIYTEGFGRNLFTYASAKAVIFFLVLAAVTLVQSIVLKRREVEL; this is encoded by the coding sequence ATGATGATTAAGACACGTAGACGATTGATATATGTCGCTTTTGTGGCACCTGCTATCATTTTCTTCACTTTAGTTATTCTAATTCCCTTTCTGAGAGCGATTGTTTACAGTTTTCAGGACTGGGATGGCATTAGCAGCAATATAAGTTGGGTGGGGTGGAGTAACTATGAACGGTTATTCCACGACACTGCCTTCTTACGATCCTTTATATTTACCGCGAAATACGTTGCGATTACAACGATTCTACTCAATGTATTTGGTCTATTGCTTGCCCTAGGGTTAAATCAAGCCATTAAATTTCGGAACCTCTTGCGAACCATCTTTTTCTTACCGTACGTAATGGGTTCGGTCATCGTAGGCTTCATCTGGCAATTCATTATTACAAATTTGTTCAGTGAAATCGGCGCTACGACAGGATGGTCGCTATTTCAGAAAAATTGGCTAAGCCTTCCAGATTATGCCTTCTGGTCGATCGTGATGGTAGCGGTGTGGCAGTCTGTTGGATATTTCATGATTATTTACTTGGCAGCACTTCAAGGTGTGCCGAAAGATATGCTGGAAGCTGCTGAAATTGATGGCGCAGGCTATTGGAGCAGAATGTGGAACGTGATATTCCCGCTCATTCGTCCGGCATTAACCATTAACTTATTCTTGGCGATTGCGAACGGCTTCAAGGGCTTTGACCTGAACTATTCCCTTACAGGCGGGGGTCCATTCGGAACAACGCAGTCGTTAGCATATCACATCTACACGGAAGGTTTCGGAAGAAACTTGTTCACCTATGCTTCAGCGAAAGCGGTTATCTTCTTCCTTGTTCTTGCTGCTGTCACCTTAGTTCAGTCCATTGTGCTGAAACGTAGGGAGGTGGAGTTATAA
- a CDS encoding carbohydrate ABC transporter permease → MHKRKNKRQWIVFTILAVFAIVVFFPLYITLVNSFKTYNEVVSTVASLPTTFNFGNFETVWKQLNFGGVLMNSLTITVFSVVGILIISAPAAYQFVRRPGWVSSMLFLLILSSLVIPFQTLMIPLVKVTSELHLMDSIPGIIIMYWGFGIPLAVFLYHGFIKSIPRELEEAAFIDGNGIVGAFFRVVLPLLKPVTTTIAILHSLWIWNDFLLPLITLSSEKNRTISIASSVYFGQYMNEWHLAMAALTMASIPVIVFFIFMQRNIIDGITAGAVKG, encoded by the coding sequence ATGCATAAACGTAAAAATAAACGTCAATGGATCGTATTCACGATATTAGCTGTCTTTGCTATTGTTGTTTTCTTTCCCTTGTATATTACATTAGTTAATTCCTTTAAAACGTATAATGAGGTTGTCTCAACGGTTGCATCACTGCCAACTACGTTTAATTTCGGTAACTTTGAGACGGTATGGAAGCAACTTAATTTTGGTGGCGTACTTATGAACTCGCTTACCATTACAGTTTTTTCGGTGGTGGGGATATTAATCATTAGTGCACCAGCTGCGTACCAATTTGTCCGGCGTCCGGGTTGGGTGAGTTCGATGTTATTTTTACTCATCTTGTCTTCTCTCGTCATCCCGTTCCAGACGTTAATGATTCCGCTAGTGAAGGTAACTAGTGAATTACACCTTATGGATTCGATTCCCGGTATCATTATCATGTATTGGGGCTTTGGGATTCCGCTAGCAGTGTTCCTATATCACGGCTTCATCAAGTCCATCCCGCGTGAGTTAGAAGAGGCTGCTTTCATTGATGGTAACGGCATTGTAGGTGCATTCTTCCGGGTCGTGCTTCCGTTGTTGAAACCTGTGACGACGACGATTGCGATCTTGCATTCACTATGGATTTGGAACGACTTCTTGCTTCCGTTGATCACACTCAGCTCGGAGAAGAATCGGACGATTTCGATTGCTTCATCCGTCTATTTCGGTCAGTACATGAACGAATGGCATCTGGCTATGGCGGCGTTAACGATGGCTTCCATCCCGGTTATTGTGTTCTTCATCTTCATGCAACGAAATATTATTGATGGTATTACGGCAGGAGCGGTCAAAGGATAA
- a CDS encoding glycoside hydrolase family 65 protein, whose product MMKYDIGKGKLKNWIVADSSFSSSLLGKAEAIMSLGNGYMGLRSATEEPYVGEVRNLFVAGTFNKSNSLEVSELPNAADVTRLDIRVDGERLDVTPSRTANYVRTLNLKVAELTRSFIWLTSSGKEVAFTFKRFVSLDNLHLIAMNMEIESLNADVEIYVESGVNAQVTNSGVQHFYEGEKRIYDKKYIELLQKTVESDIDFMFHTVHRASLDGVTLEDPFMRIDRRMVMLTYKCTVTKGQKLSLQKLTTVHTSRDKEFAGMELQAMCEQALSSLKVSETKGYDALLHEHALAWEQKVWGLYTLDIDSKHDFDLLAARFALYHLTVMTPAHDERMGIAAKGLSGEGYQGHSFWDTEMFILPFFIYSNPKVARSLLTYRYLGLEGARKKAQSNGYEGAMYPWEAAWPSEGEVAQEWGRVDIVTGKQTKIWTGFIEQHITADIAFAVRQYYMVTGDQAFMDDHGYEIIFDTARFWVDRLEWDESKQHYGINDVIGPDEYKEHVDNNAFTNYFAHENIQLAITYYQQLKEQNTDVFNRLNEKLQLDEVYIAWNEAIGKLYLPQPREEDLVIPQDDMYLMKRIIDLTKYKNQTHVNTIFEDYSLEQLSDIQVSKQADLMILFYLLEDKFSQEVKIANYNYYEPKTIHDSSLSLSTHAILANDLNDTSLAYRLYRQACEIDLGPEMKSSDLGVHTASMGGIWQIIVMGFGGMRMMHGTLRMNPKLPLHWNKLEFAINWQGQRLEVIVTKNELVIKAVNQMPVTIEVYETEYSFDQVLTVSLNEGGQ is encoded by the coding sequence ATGATGAAATATGATATAGGAAAGGGCAAGTTGAAGAATTGGATCGTTGCTGATTCTAGTTTTTCCAGCAGCTTATTAGGTAAGGCCGAAGCAATCATGTCCTTAGGGAATGGATATATGGGACTTCGAAGTGCGACAGAAGAGCCCTATGTAGGCGAGGTAAGGAATTTATTCGTGGCCGGTACATTTAACAAATCAAATTCGCTAGAGGTATCCGAGTTGCCGAATGCTGCGGATGTGACACGACTCGATATTCGTGTGGACGGAGAACGGTTGGATGTGACACCTTCACGAACAGCGAACTACGTACGCACTTTGAATTTGAAAGTAGCGGAGTTGACGAGATCGTTCATATGGTTAACATCGTCGGGGAAAGAAGTGGCCTTCACTTTCAAACGCTTTGTGTCGTTGGATAACCTGCACCTCATTGCCATGAACATGGAAATTGAATCACTTAACGCAGATGTTGAAATTTATGTTGAGAGTGGTGTGAATGCACAAGTAACCAACAGCGGGGTGCAGCACTTCTATGAAGGCGAGAAGCGTATTTACGATAAGAAGTACATTGAATTACTCCAGAAAACGGTCGAATCAGATATCGATTTTATGTTCCATACCGTTCATCGTGCAAGTCTAGACGGCGTTACGTTGGAAGATCCCTTCATGCGCATTGACCGTAGAATGGTTATGCTAACGTATAAGTGTACCGTGACAAAGGGACAAAAATTATCGCTACAGAAACTAACCACGGTTCATACTTCACGGGATAAAGAATTTGCGGGAATGGAATTGCAGGCGATGTGCGAACAAGCGCTATCCAGCTTAAAAGTCAGTGAGACAAAAGGTTACGATGCTTTGCTACACGAGCATGCGTTAGCCTGGGAGCAAAAAGTATGGGGCTTATACACCTTGGACATTGACTCTAAGCATGATTTCGATTTACTTGCAGCTAGATTTGCCTTGTACCATTTGACAGTTATGACGCCTGCTCATGACGAGAGGATGGGAATTGCAGCGAAGGGGTTAAGTGGCGAAGGGTATCAGGGGCATTCGTTCTGGGATACGGAAATGTTCATATTGCCTTTCTTTATCTATTCGAATCCAAAGGTTGCACGTTCGTTGCTGACCTATCGTTATTTAGGCTTGGAGGGCGCACGAAAGAAAGCACAAAGTAATGGGTATGAAGGAGCCATGTATCCTTGGGAAGCGGCTTGGCCAAGTGAAGGAGAAGTTGCACAGGAGTGGGGCCGAGTAGATATTGTAACAGGGAAGCAGACGAAGATCTGGACCGGATTTATTGAGCAGCATATTACTGCGGACATCGCTTTTGCCGTGCGGCAATATTACATGGTTACCGGCGACCAGGCATTCATGGATGATCATGGTTATGAGATCATCTTCGATACGGCGAGATTCTGGGTCGATCGCTTGGAATGGGATGAAAGCAAACAGCACTATGGGATTAACGATGTCATTGGCCCGGATGAATACAAGGAGCATGTCGACAACAATGCGTTTACGAACTATTTCGCGCATGAGAATATACAGCTTGCGATCACGTACTATCAGCAGTTAAAGGAACAGAATACCGATGTGTTTAACAGGCTCAATGAAAAACTTCAGTTGGACGAGGTTTACATTGCTTGGAATGAAGCCATCGGCAAGCTATATTTACCACAGCCACGAGAAGAGGATCTGGTTATTCCGCAAGATGATATGTATTTAATGAAGCGAATCATTGATTTGACGAAATATAAGAATCAGACGCATGTGAATACCATCTTTGAAGATTATAGCTTAGAGCAGTTAAGTGACATCCAAGTATCGAAGCAGGCTGACTTAATGATTTTATTCTACTTGTTAGAGGACAAGTTTAGCCAAGAGGTCAAGATCGCTAACTACAATTATTACGAGCCAAAGACGATCCACGACTCTTCGTTAAGTTTATCGACGCATGCCATATTGGCCAACGATTTGAATGATACCTCGTTAGCCTATCGTTTGTATAGACAGGCCTGCGAAATTGATTTGGGACCCGAAATGAAGTCCTCAGATTTAGGTGTGCATACAGCTTCAATGGGTGGGATATGGCAAATCATTGTAATGGGATTTGGCGGCATGCGGATGATGCATGGAACGTTAAGAATGAATCCGAAGTTGCCGTTACATTGGAACAAGCTAGAGTTCGCGATCAACTGGCAAGGACAACGTTTGGAGGTTATCGTGACGAAGAATGAACTGGTCATCAAAGCGGTGAATCAAATGCCTGTAACGATTGAAGTCTATGAAACCGAATACAGCTTTGATCAGGTATTAACGGTCAGTCTCAACGAAGGAGGGCAATGA
- the pgmB gene encoding beta-phosphoglucomutase — translation MKLQAVLFDLDGVITDTAEYHYLAWKQMADHIEIDIDREFNETLKGISRMESLERILIHGKRERDFSGEQREALAKEKNDHYVSLLTHLSPENTYPGILELLEQLNQVHIPVVLTSASKNAPQILKSLELEDKFQYIVNPDGITGKPAPDIFLKGAQAVSADPKYCIGIEDAQAGIEAIKAAGMYAVGIGEERLLSIAGADIVYDSTAKLDLYSLINAASLAS, via the coding sequence ATGAAGCTACAAGCAGTATTATTTGATTTGGATGGCGTTATCACGGATACGGCAGAGTATCATTATCTAGCATGGAAACAAATGGCAGATCATATTGAAATAGATATCGACCGAGAATTTAATGAAACGCTGAAGGGAATCAGCCGGATGGAATCACTGGAACGCATCTTGATCCATGGCAAACGTGAGCGTGATTTCTCTGGGGAGCAGCGTGAGGCTTTGGCAAAAGAGAAGAATGATCATTACGTTTCTTTGCTCACCCATCTTTCACCTGAAAACACGTATCCGGGGATTCTAGAATTGCTGGAACAGTTGAACCAAGTACACATTCCTGTCGTGCTTACATCCGCTAGCAAGAATGCGCCTCAAATCCTGAAGTCTCTCGAATTGGAAGACAAGTTCCAATATATTGTGAATCCGGATGGAATTACAGGAAAGCCTGCTCCGGATATCTTCTTGAAGGGTGCGCAGGCTGTAAGTGCCGATCCCAAGTACTGTATTGGCATTGAAGATGCACAAGCGGGAATCGAAGCCATTAAAGCAGCGGGAATGTACGCTGTTGGGATCGGTGAAGAGCGCTTATTAAGTATTGCAGGTGCTGATATCGTATACGACAGTACTGCGAAATTAGATCTTTATTCGTTAATAAACGCGGCATCATTGGCATCGTAG